The genomic segment TCAGTCCAAATGGCAATCAATTTTCAAACTTGAGTTCGTAGCTACAAATCGGGGAGCCGATAGTTTGTTCAAACCGGCTTCAATGGAGCCGATGCTGCCGCGGGGCTGGCAAGGAGGGGCGGTAATCAAAAAACGCCTTGGGCTGGCGCTGGCGTGTGTGTATAAGCAGCGTAACTTTGAAATGTTTGACAGGTTCGATTTGATCTGCGAATGAAGTTTATCGGTAAACTATTGTGGAAAATGTAGAAGAAATGAATTCAAGCAGACGAATTAAATGGCACCATACAAATTTCTCCTTCGAATAAGCGCGCAGCGGCGCACACGTTGACCTGATCCCATGCAAATTCGGCCAAAGCCATTTACAGGCTACACGTTGGGCACAGGTCTGATCTGAAAAAAACAAAATGGAATTTATCTGGGAGACTACCAGCTCGAAACAAAACACAAGCTTTTGGGATGCTTGGTGAGAATGTGTTTCCGATTGATTACGGGGAAGATCAACGAGGGCATTAATGAGCCAGCGGGGCGCATTAAAACATCGGCTTCTAATTCTGTCAATTCCCTTTTCAGCGAATGTGGCGGGAGTTGCCAACTCGCGCCACATTTTGAACAAACTCGCCTCACTTGATATTGAGCTTCAAGGTATTTGCCATTTTGCCGCTGACGGTCAGAACCACGTCAACCTCGCCTCGGCCAGCCAGGCTTTTCGGCAACAGGATATTGAGTTGATCCAATCCGACAAACCCTCCTTGCGCGCCGGCGTACTGCACCGTCACGGGAGTTCCGCCCACCGTGACAATAACGTTTCCGAGTCCACCATTGAAACGGAAGCCGGAACCGTACAGCACCGCGAACACTTGGTCGCTGGCAACGCCCAAATCAATCGGCACTGAGACGAATTTGCCTAGCGTGGAATCGAAGCGATTGATTGGCTCGCTGGTTTGTGTTCCGTTGGCAGCGATTCGCAGCGCGGAACCTGCCGCAACATCTTGTCCGTTGGAGTTGGCGGCAAATAGGCTGGGCGCAACGGTGGAAACCTGCACCGTGCCGGAGGAAACCGTTCCGTCATCGGCAGTGATGTTGATTGTTGCCGTACCCGCCGCTGTGCCCGCAGGAATCAGGAAATTGACTTGCGTTGAGGCGACAAAAAACAGCGGCGCCAGTCGCTCAATACCCAGCGCATCGCGCACGACCACTCTGGTTCCAGCCAGCACGGTCGGCAGCGGAACCACGCTGGCGATTTCCGTTTGGGTGGATAAACCGGTTCCAAACGCCGCAACGATGGATTCCGCCGCAATTGCCGACGCGCTGAAGCTTGCAGCCGAAACCGTCGCCAACGTGCGAGAAGTCGTCAGCCGAAACACGCCGCGTCCATGCGTAGCGGCAAACAAGGTGTTGGTTGCCGCTTGATAGCGAAGCATCAGCACCGAAACGCGAGGCATTCCATTGCCCAACCGTACCCAGGTCGCTCCGCCATCCGTGGTCTGAAATACTCCCAGGTCGGTCCCAACATAAATCGTGTTCGGATTGGTCGGATGAATCGCCGCGGAGTTCGCAGGCGTGTCCGGCAAATTGCCGCTGATGTCCGTCCATGTATTGCCGCGATTGAAAGTCAGGAAAATGTGACCGGGCGTGGTCGGTGTGTTTGAATTGAAACCGGAAAAGGTGACCACTGCGCGTTGGGAATTTGCCGGATCAAGCGCGATGTCTGTCACAAAACGATTCGGCAATGGGGTTTTAGTGATGTTGGTGAAAACAGCGCTCGCCCCTGAACCGGCACTGGTCGTAATTTGTACAGCACCATCGCTGGCCCCTGTCCACACTACTTCTTCGTTGTTGTCGCGGCTGGGATGCGCGGCAATCGCCGTCAATCTGCCGGAGCCTTTGGTCAGGTCAGCGCCGAATCCATCTGAGCTGGGGCCCACCCCGTTCCAAGTCATGCCTTGATCCGCTGAGCGATAGAGCCTGTGCGTACCCAGGTAAATGACATTGCCGCTTTGGCTTGTGAAGCCTGTGTGCAATGCCATCGGTGCGTAAAACGAAACTCTGTCCGCCGGGTTGAAAGTTCCCTGGAAAGCAGTGCAGCCGAAGCATCCACGACGGCTCCAGGTGTTGCCGCCGTTCAGAGAAATTTCCGGGCCGATTTGTGCGCGCTGTCCGCCGGAATTGTTCTGGTTGAAAAACGTGTGATACAGCACCTGTGGATTCGATTGGTCAATCAGCGCAAAGCCTCCGTCGCCGCCACGCGCCAAGTCCCAACTCAAACTGCCTGTGAAGATATTCGTCCCATTGTCTTGAGTCCCGCCGATGACGAAATTCGGATTGGTCGGATGCAGCGCGATGGACTGAAACTGCGTGATGTTCAGGTTCGGGTTCAAGCTTTTCCAGACGACGGTGTTTGCCATCGCGTTGTTTGTGCGCCAGATTCCGCCGTCATTGCCCGTGAATAAAATGTTGCGATTGGCTGCGCTGACGACAATCGCATGCGTGTCGGCGTGCAACCCGACGTTGCCATCGCCCTGACTTAAATCCGTCCAGCTTTGGCCGCCGTTTGTGCTGCGAAACAACGTTCCGCCGTTGTTGATGCTGTTGGCCGAAGTTCCGTAGTAAACAAAATTGGCATCGGTCGGATCCACTCCCAGCGCCAGGTTATACCCTGCCTGCCCTGTGGTTTGCGGCGTTGTGACTTTTGTCCAATTGTTTCCGCCATCTGTCGTTCGCCAGATGCCCAACAAGTTGTCGTTGGGATCTGCAAACGCTGCATAAATCGTGGATTCGGTCGAGGGTTGGATCGGAGGCCCAACGGCCATTTCGACTCTGGTAAACGTCGGGCTGGTGGTATTCGCCGCAGGCCAACCGCCTTCGAGTTTTGTCCAGGTGTTCAATTCGCCGCCTTGCTCCGATCGGTAAATCCCCAAATTCAAAACCGCCGAAAAAACGCGCTGCGGTTTGCGCGGGTCAACCAGCACGTCTGTTCCCGAACGATCTACGTCGAAATTTCCTGGATTTACGTTGCGCCAGTTGATGCCGCCGTCGCTGGATTTCCAAATGCCTCGATTGCCGATGGGCACAACGCCGTTTCCACCCGAAGCCGTGGAGGTCAGCCCGACATTGGTTGCGGCGTACAGCGTTTGCGTGTTGCTGGGGTCAATTTCGATGGCCAGAAAGGAGCAATTGACGAACGAAGGAAGGTTCGGCGCAGTCGTCGAAACCGGGCCCAAAACCTGTGTCCAGGAATTGCCGCCGTCCGTGGTTTTCAGCAAACCTTGTCCGTAATACGTATCGCCCGCGCGATTGCCTTCGCCCGTGCCGACGTACATCACGTTCGGATTGGTCGGATCAATCGCCATTGCGCCGACAGCCAGCGAAGGTTGATTGTCCATCAGCGGAGCCCAGTTGGTTCCGTTATCAATCGAACGCCACACGCCTCCGTTGGCCGAACCGACGTAGACCGTTTGATTGGATATGCCGTTGTATCCGGGATCGAGCGCAATGGCCGTCACCCGCCCGGAAACCGGCGACCCGTTGAAATCAAATGTTTGTCCGCTCGCAATGGGAGCAGGCCCCAGCGCTGCCCAGATGGCAACCTGTTCCGGCGTAGCCGTTTCGCCGCGCAATGCGCGCAACTGGCTCAAACGCGTTTCTTCGTCCCTGAGCTGTTCGCGCATTCGGAACCCTGCTTCGGCGGGAATGGTTTTGGCCGGATACGCGCGCTGGTAATAAAACCAATCGGCGCGTCCTTCTCCCTCACCTTCGTCTTCTTCATCATCAAGATGTTCTGTCGGCGGAACTGTTCTGAATTCAGGATTTGAAATCGAGTCTTTGTGCGGTTCGTTTGATGCCATCGCATTCGCCGGAGCAATTGATTCTTGTTGATTGATTTTTTGTCTGAGTTCCGGCGTTTCAACGCTGTCAACGGAAGATCGTGTCGCCGAGGCTTCGATGGATGGCGACTTAGGACGTTGGCGACTGCTTCGAATCAAACTCACCGCCAGAACTGCCGAAGCAGCCAGGCCAAATAACAACAGAAAACTTAAAACTGAATTTTGGGCAAAACAACGCCTGACGAGGCCCAACACACGAACCCGAAATTTCATTTCGATACTCCTGAAAAAATTGAAGCGCTCGAAGGGATGAGACGCTTTGGACTGAATATGATTTTCTCCCAGCACGGAACTTGGAACAAGCCGCCCTCTCCGCTATCATCTGCGCGCGCTCACAACATACTTCAAAAATGAAACAAGTCGTTTTTATCACCGGAGCATCCAGTGGAATCGGTTACGCTTTGGCGCAAGAGTTTGCGCCGAAAGGCTGCGCGCTGGCTTTGGCTGCGCGCCGAACCGATTTGCTGGAGGCTTTGTGCGAACAAGTGCGTCGCGCGGGCAGCGAATCCGTCGCCTTGCCCTGTGACGTTAGCGAACAATCGCAAGTCAAACAGGCCGTTGTTGAAACATTGGCTCGCTTTGGCCGAATTGATTTGGCAATCCTGTCCGCTGGAATCAGCGGTTCGACAAATGCCGCCGACTTCAACGCTGAAAGCCTTGAACGGTTGCTGCGGACGAATTTGCTCGGTGTCGCGTACTGCTTGGAAGAATTGCTGCCCGTGATGCAACGGCAGGGCGGCGGAACCATTGCCGCGATTTCCAGTCTGGCGGGTGATCGAGGATTTCCTGGTTCGGCTGGATATTGCGCGACCAAGGCCGCGCTTTCGACCCTGTTCGATGGATTGCGCGTCGAACTGAACGCGCAAGGAATTCGTTTGGTGACCATCGAACCGGGATACGTGCGAACGCCCATGACGGAAAGCTTCGGCAACATGCCGTTTATGATGGGAGCCGACGAAGCCGCGCGGTTGATCGTACGCCGTTTGGAACAGGGCGACCGCGTCATTCGCTTTCCGCTGGCGGCATCGGCATTTATGAAACTGATGCGAATCTTGCCGGTCAGCCTGTTCGACCGCATTGCGGCACGGCGGCGACCGATCAGAGTGAACTGAGGGGAGGAAATAATAATTTTGTTTGGGTTTGCTGAAACAAAGGAACAGCCAATTTCGCCACTAGCATCAGCCATTGACGATATTAATCGGCTGGATCAAGGCTTGCTCTTTCGGTTTGAAGGCAGGCTTCGGCTTGATCTGTCCTTATCGCGTTCACTAGTAAGTTTTCAAGCGAACAAAACTCGCTCCGGGTATCGGTGGTACAAATACAAGGAGGCTTTTTCCGCTGCGCTAATTGAGTCACTGCTTGACCGTTACAAAATAACGGCAGGCAAAATGTTTGATCCATTCGCCGGGAGTGGCACTGCATTGTTTGTCGCAAGTGCTGAGGGATTAAAGGCCGAGGGGATTGAGTTACTGCCGATCGGCCAGCAAATCATTTTGACTCGTAAATTGTTGGAGAAATCGTTCACTGGTAGTCACGCGGCGAAATTGCTTCAGTGGACTAAGGCTAAGCCTTGGCAACGCGAGACAGTCAGCCATTTACCGGAACTGAGAATCACTCGTGGTGCGTATCCGCCGCAAACGGGAAAGGCAATTGGTCAATATCTGGCAGCGTTGGAAAAAGAAGATTGGGTTATCCAGTCCGTTCTGAGGTTTGCGTTGCTGTGCATATTGGAAAGTATCAGCTACACGCGTAAGGACGGACAATATCTACGATGGGATTACCGTTCTAACCGGCGGCAAGGCGCAAAGCCCTTTGACAAAGGCCCAATCGCCGATTTCGATTCTGCGATCACCGCCAAACTGACTGAAATACTGAGCGATTGGCGAAACGAAAAAGAACCATCAAGTTTGTTTCCTGTCGCCAATTTGCATGGTGGAGTTTTGCTGTACTCAGGCTCTTGTTTGGAAGTAATGCCTGAATTGTCTGCGGAGCAGTTTGACGTTGTGATTACCTCGCCGCCCTATTGCAACCGGTACGATTACACCCGCACTTATGCGCTGGAACTTGCGGTGCTTGGAATCGGTGAGAAAGAGCTGATTGGCTTGCGACAGCAAATGTTGAGTTGCACCGTCGAAAATCGTGCCAAAGATTTGTTGGCGATTGATTCAAACTGGCAATGTGCGATCACCGCTGCGAATGAACAGGAACTTTTGCAAGCCATCCTGGCTTATCTGGAAGACCAAAAAGCGAAAGGCGAATTGAACAATCAAGGAATTCCGCGCATGATTCGCGGCTATTTTTACGAAATGGCTTGCGTGATAGCTGAATGTGCCCGGGTACTAAAACCTGGCGCTAGATTATTGATGGTCAATGACAACGTTCGTTACGCGGGCGCCAGCATCTCTGTGGATTTAATCTTATCAGCCCTTGCAGAAAAGTTGGGCTTTGAAGTGGAAAATATTTTGGTCTTGCCAAACGGTAAAGGGAACAGTAGTCAGCAAATGGGCGAACACGGACGTGAAGCGCTACGCAAATGTGTTTACGTATGGAGGAAAGCTTAATGGCCAAGCGTCCCCCTTACTGTCTGCACCTAACCTCAGCGGCTGATCTTGTTACAACATACGAAGCGGTTCGCTCTGGTTTTGTCGCTTTGGCTTTGGAAAAGAACCGACGCGCGACACCATTTGTAGCTCAGGCGCGTGCGTTGAATGCAGTAGCCAGCAGAGCGAAAAAGCCGTCCGAGTTGCTTAAGATTGAAGAAATTCAAATGGCTTTGCTGACAGCCGCCGGAGTATCGGACAAAGCACTTAAACATTTGTTGCCGGAAGATAAAGTAGAAGCAATCACTGGGTTAATTGAAAAATTTCTCGAACCCGCTGGGGCAGCTTTTGTCGAAGAACTGGTTTATCGCTTCCTGCTGACGCGAGGCGACACTTTGGGCGGTTCGATGAGAAATGTTGGAGGAGTGTTGGCGCAAAGGAAGCTGACAAGAGCATTATTGGCTGTGCTGACGCTTGAAGGACTGCCATGCCAATGGCTCCATTTGACGGCAAATAGCTGGGCCGAAGTGCCACCTGAAAACGCGGATATTGAACTGGCTTTGCGCGGCTTGAGTTGGAATAAAGGCCGACGACAACGCACGCTGGTTTGCAACCTCACAGTCCCATTCCTGAAAAACAATGTTGATCTGTGTTTGTTTAATCGTGCGCCCACCAGTTTGTCAGCGTCCATGTATCAGGAACCAAACTCTTATCTGGCTTTGGGAGAATTGAAAGGCGGCATTGATCCAGCCGGAGCAGATGAACATTGGAAAACAGCGCGCACGGCGTTGGCACGGATACGTGAATCATTTTCTGGCAGTAACTTTTTCCCGCACATTTTCATCATTGGCGCAGCGATTGAAAAGAAAATGGCTGCAGAAATCTGGAGCCAGTTGGAAAACGGAGCTTTGGAAAACGCAGCCAACCTTACCAACGAAAGGCAGTTGGCTTCGATTGCGCAATGGTTGTGTAGTCTTTAAGGATTTTCATCGAAAAGGGACATGAAAGAGAAGCAACATTACTTTTCCGGCACAAAATGGGAACCGATAGTCGGGTATTCGCGCGCCATCCGCGTCGGAAATCAGGTTTTCATCACCGGAACGACCGCAACGAACGAAGCCGGAGAAATTGTCGGCGTTGGCGATGCCTACGCCCAAACCGTGCAGGTCATTCGCAATATCGAAAAAGCGCTGAATGCGCTTGGCGCGGAATTGAAACACGTTGTGCGGACGCGGATGTTTGTGACGGACATCGCTCGCTGGGAAGAGTTCGGGCGTGCGCACGGAGAATTTTTCCGCGACATCAAACCTTGCGCGACGATGGTGGAGGTGCGGCGATTGATTGATGATCGGATGTTGATCGAAATCGAAGCAGACGCACTTGTTTTTTGAGGTACTACCTGAATTTCAGTGGGCAGAAGAACTCAACACAAAGGGATAAAGGATCAACGGATCAAAGAGTTTGAAAAAATGGGAATTTATTTCCACAAACTGCCTTTGAACCTTTGGCACTTTGATCCTTTGTGGTGGAAAAAGCTTTCTTACCCACTCAAATCACTGTAGTGCCTTTTTAAGGACAGCCAGGATTCAATTATGAAGTTTTTCGTTCCCCTAAAGCCAAACGTCATCCCCAAAGCTTCGGCGACTGACGATTTCGATGCGGAAGAAGGCGATAGCGTAGAGGATGTGCAAGCCAGGTATATTTTCTGGCGCGCGCTGTTCTGGTTGATTATGGCCTTTGCGGTGCAAACCGTCGCCAGTTTGTCGCCCGAAACCGTCGAATCGCTTTATTCCCAGAATGTTTATTACTATCTGGTGCGCTGGTTGTCGGCGGCGAATAAATTCGTTCCGAAACCGATTGGCGAAATTCTGCTGGTCGGCATCATTCTCTGGTATATCGGATTTACACTTTGGTATTTGGGAAGAGCGTTTCGGCGCGAAACCAGTCTGCTGGATGTTCTGAAAGTGTTGGTGTTGCAACTGGCCTGGTTGTTTACGGTCGCCTTTGCCGCATTTCTGTTGATGTGGGGGTTGAATTATCAGCGCCAACCCATTGAAGACCGGATGAATTTGGATATTCGCGCGCCAGGCCGACAGGAACTATTCGACGTCGGCCAGCGAATCGTCGCAGGCATCAATCGAAATTTTTCCACGCGCGAAGCCGCCAGCGCGACCGGTAGCAGCATGATGACCATTGGGCAACCGAGGCTTTATCAAGCGATTGAAAATTCTTTCCAGCTTGAGCCTTCGTTGGGCACTGCCAGTCAGGGAGGTTTCAGCGATCCGAAGCCGCTGATGTTTTCCAGCGTCGCCAACTGGTTGGACATTCGGGCTGTTTATATCCCATACACCGGCGAAGCCACTTACAACGACAAGCTGCTGGATTGCGATTTGCCGTTTGCCATTGCGCATTCCAAAGCGCATCAGCGCGGATTGGCCCGCGAAGACGAAGCCAACTTCATCGCGTTTGTCATTTGCATCAAATCGAATGAGCCGTATGTTCGATACTCCGGTTATCTGCACGCGCTGAAGGTGCTGGATTTTCTGGCGAAAAGCGATGTGCAGGACACGCAGGCAATCAAAGCGCAAATCGCCGCTGGCCCGGCGGCGGACGTCAGGGCGCGCGAGACTTTTGGGACAAGAATGAAAAGTTCCACCTTCGCGCCAATCGCCGACAGCGTCATCAACATTTACCTGCGCGCCAATCGGATTCGCGGCGGATTGAAGAACTTCAGCGAAGACACTCCGCTGATCGTCAATTATATGTTGAAGAATCCCGATACAGTGCCAATCCCGCAAGGAGCGTCACCGACAGGCAGCCCGGCGCCAACAGGCAGTTCGGCTGTACCGACAGGCGGCACAGCAGCGCCAAGACCAACGACGTTTCCGACTCCATACCCACCAAGATGAGCATTCAAGCAGCCGTCAAACAATTTGAGCAATCGCGTTTGGCCGATGCCGTAAATCGCGCGCAAGAGTACCTGCTTAACCAGCAAAATCTGGAAGGGTTTTGGTGGGCGGAACTTGAAGCCAACGTCACACTGACGGCGGAATACGTCATGTTGCACCGCATTTTGATGCACGCGGATGCGCGCAATGCGTTTAGCTGCGGCCACAACCGCGAAGCGCAAATTCAGCAAATGGCGCGTTACATTTTGCGGCAGCAATGTTCGCACGGAGGTTGGGAGCTATTTTATGGCGACGGCGGAGAAATCAGCACGACGATCGAAGCGTACTTTGCGTTGAAACTGGCTGGCTACAGCGAAACCGAATTGCCGATGCAGCAGGCGCGCAAATTCATTCTGGAACGCGGAGGCCTGACAAAAGCGCGCGTATTCACCAAACTGCATCTGGCTTTGTTCGGCGCCTATCCCTGGGATGGAATCCCGACATTACCGCCGTGGTTTATGTTTTTGCCCGCGTGGGTTCCGTTCAACGTGTATTCGATGGCGAGTTGGGCGCGCTCTTCGACAGTTCCGTTGCTGATCGTCATTGATAAAAAGCCTGTTTATGACCTTGGAATTTTTGCCGAAGAATTATTTGTCGAAGGCGGCCAAGCCAACGCTGACACCAGTTTGAAAAACAGTGAAGGCACAACCATCGGCAATGTCTTTTTGACCGCGGACAAAGTTTTGAAGGCTTTGAATCAAATCAACTTTGTGCCTTTTCGACAGGCAGGAATCCGGGCTGCCGAACGCTGGGTGATCGAACGCCAGGACACATCGGGAGATTGGGCTGGCATCGTTCCGGCGATGCTGAATTCGATTCTGATGTTTCATGCGCTCGGCTATTCGGCGCAACACCCATACATCAAACGCGGCCTGGATGCGCTCGACCGGTTTTGCATCGAAGAAGGCTCGATGAGCGATTCCGAGTTGCCGCAGTATTTGCGCCTGCAACCATGCATTTCGCCGACCTGGGATACGGCGTTGGGATTGACGGCGCTGCTGGATTCGGGAGCTTCGCCGAACGACACGCGCATCAAAACCGCTGGCGAATGGTTGCTGACCAAGCAGATATTTCGCTACGGCGATTGGGCTGTGTACAACCGCCGAGGCAAACCCGCCGGGTGGGCGTTCGAGTTTTACAACGACTATTACCCCGATGTTGACGATACGGCGGCGGTGATTATGGCTTTGCTGGCGGTGAAAACCGGCGATGATGAGTACAAACTCGAAGCCTGCCGCGCGGCCACCGAATGGGTGATGACGATGCAATGCAAAGCCGGTGGCTGGGCGGCATTCGACATTGATAACACCAACGACCTGTGGAACCAGATGCCGTACGGCGATCTGAAGGCGATGATTGATCCGCCGACGGCGGATCTGACCGGGCGCGTGCTGGAACTGCTGGGCCACTGGCAATCCAGACACAACGAAAAACTTTACCGCGATTCCGACGTTCAACGCGCCATCGCGTTTTTGCTCAGTTTGCAAGAACCGGACGGTTCGTGGTGGGGACGCTGGGGAGTCAATTACATTTACGGCACGTACCTGGCGCTGGTTGGATTACGCTCCATCGCTCCGCACACCGGGTTTGATATGAGTTGCGACCGCGTCACACAAGCCGCCACTTGGCTGCGCAGCGTGCAAAACGCGGACGGCGGCTGGGGCGAAACCTGCGGTTCGTACAAGAATCCCGAACTTCGCGGCAAAGGCCCCAGCACGCCTTCGCAAACCGCTTGGGCGCTGATCGGCTTGATGGCCGCCGGAGATTATGAAAGCGATTCGGTCAAACAGGGAATTGAATACCTGCTGAGCAAGCAAAACGCCGACGGCAGTTGGCCCGAAGCCGAATTCACCGGCACGGGCTTTCCCGGTCACTTCTATATCAACTATCATCAGTACAGGAACCAATTTCCATTGACGGCACTTGGACGATATTCGCGACAATTTTGAAGGGTAATGCGACGTAACTGTTGGAAGTTCCGGTGTCGGTAATTCTTCGTTGAACTGGTAACTTATTCCAACCTATCGCGTTATTGGTAAGAATCGCTGTTGGCGTCAAACTTGCCTATTAAACCCAAACACGAAATTTAACTACCAAAAAATTCGATAACCCAAAAGACTCTCCCGGAGACTGGAAATGACGATGGAAGAATCGGTAACTACGTACGAAGGCTCTTTGCTGTGGACGCTGGAAGAAATCAGTCACCAAGTTTCAAACAGTGGGAATCCGGCGGAAACGCTGGCGAACATTGTGAAGTTGATTCAGCAGCGGTTTGCGACGGATGTGTGTTCGGTCTACCTGTTGGAACCGGATCGCTCGACATTGGTGTTGGCGGCGACGGTTGGGTTGCGGCAGGAAGGAATTGGCCGTGTGCGAATGCGCCTGAATGAGGGTTTGGTCGGATTGGTGGCGGAGCAGTTACGGCCGCAGGTGTTTGAAGATGCGATGATTCATCCGCGGTTCAAATACTTCCCCGAAGCGGGCGAAGATGCCTACCACTCGTTTTTGGGTGTCCCCTTGATTGATCGCGGTTTGTTGCAAGGCGTGCTGGTGGTGCAAACCTCTGAAGTTCGTTTGTTCGGACAGGACGAAGTCCGAATGTTGACGACGGCGGGAACGCAAGTAGCGCCAGTGGTCAGCGAAGCGCGCGCATTGGGGCAGTTTGTTGCTCCGGCACATCAACGTTTACAGGCGTTAGCCAAAAATTTGTGGTGGAGTTGGGATGACGATACGACGCGTCTCTTCCGGGAACTGGATCCTGTTTTATGGCGCGAAGTGGATTACAACCCGATTGCGCTGCTGGAACGAATACCGATTGATAAGCTGGAAGAGCGGGCTTCGCAGTTGGCGCTGCACAGCCGCATCAATTACGCCTACCGCCGGATGCAGGAATACCTGAAGTCAAAACATACCTGGGGAGCGCGGCACGCTGGGGTATTGTGGGCGCGTCCGGTGGCGTATTTTTCCGCCGAATTCGGATTGCACGAATCCATTCCGATTTATTCCGGCGGGTTGGGCATTCTGGCGGGCGATCATCTGAAAAGCGCTTCGGATTTGGGAATTCCGCTGGTGGGCATCGGATTGTTTTACGATCAGGGATACTTCAAACAGCGGCTCGATTTGGAAGGTTGGCAGCAGGAAGAATACATCGAAGTGGACAGCCGCTTGCTGCCGCTGCAACCGGCGCTGACGCCCAACGGCGATCCCGTTATGGTAACGATTGAAACGCGAACCGGCACGATTGCCGCGCGCGTTTGGAAAATTTCCGTTGGCCGCATCACGCTGTATTTGCTGGATTCCGATGTGGAAGGGAATCAACCGGAAGATCGCGAACTGACGGCGCGACTGTATGGAGGTGACAACCGCGTTCGCATTCGCCAGGAACTGTTGCTGGGAGTCGGCGGGGTTCGGGCGTTGAAGGCTTTGGGAATTTCGCCGGGGGTGACGCATCTGAACGAAGGCCACAGCGCCTTTGCCAGTTTGGAATTGGTTCGCCAGCGAATGATTACAGAAGGCATCAGCGCGGACGAAGCCATGCGCCGCGTGTCTTCGCAAATTGTTTTCACCACGCACACGCCTGTTCCAGCCGGTCACGACCGGTTTTCCGCCCAACTGATCGAAGAACATTTGGGGCCGCTCGCCGAAGCTTTGGGGCTGAACCACGATCAATTGATGGCCTGGGGGCGAGAGGATGCTTACAACCCCAATGAAGAATTTTGCATGACGGTGCTGGCGCTAAAACTTTCGCGTCGCGCCAACGCGGTGTCTTCGCTGCACGGACAGGTGTCCCGCGCAATGTGGACATTGCTGTTTCCGGGCAAAGCCGAAGAAGACGTGCCAATTGGCCACATTACCAACGGCGTTCACGTGCCGACGTGGCTTGCGCCGCAAATGCACCAGGTTTACGACCGGCACTTCGGTCCCGATTGGCCCACGCGCTATGGCAAACCTGGATTTTGGGAACCCATCGAAGATGTAGACGATGGCGAGTTATGGGAAACGCACCAAACGCTGAAAGTCCAATTGATCGAAACCGCTCGGCGACAGGCGGCGCAATATGCCAAAAAGCGTGGCGAATCGCCGGAATTCATCGCGCAGTTGCAGAAAGCCTTGAGCCTGGATGCGCTGACGATTGGTTTTGCGCGACGTTTTGCCACCTACAAACGCGCCAATCTGATTTTGCAGGACATCGAAGCCCTGGCCGGTTTGGTCAACGATCCGCAGCGACCGATTCAGTTCGTTTTCGCCGGAAAAGCGCATCCGCACGATCAGCCGGGCAAACAGATTTTGCAACAGATTGCCCAACTCATGCGCGATCCGCGCTTTGCGGGCAAGCTGTTGTTTGTCGAAGATTACGACATCAATCTGGGCCGGCATCTGGTGCAAGGGGTGGATGTATG from the Acidobacteriota bacterium genome contains:
- a CDS encoding SDR family NAD(P)-dependent oxidoreductase translates to MKQVVFITGASSGIGYALAQEFAPKGCALALAARRTDLLEALCEQVRRAGSESVALPCDVSEQSQVKQAVVETLARFGRIDLAILSAGISGSTNAADFNAESLERLLRTNLLGVAYCLEELLPVMQRQGGGTIAAISSLAGDRGFPGSAGYCATKAALSTLFDGLRVELNAQGIRLVTIEPGYVRTPMTESFGNMPFMMGADEAARLIVRRLEQGDRVIRFPLAASAFMKLMRILPVSLFDRIAARRRPIRVN
- a CDS encoding site-specific DNA-methyltransferase, producing MFGFAETKEQPISPLASAIDDINRLDQGLLFRFEGRLRLDLSLSRSLVSFQANKTRSGYRWYKYKEAFSAALIESLLDRYKITAGKMFDPFAGSGTALFVASAEGLKAEGIELLPIGQQIILTRKLLEKSFTGSHAAKLLQWTKAKPWQRETVSHLPELRITRGAYPPQTGKAIGQYLAALEKEDWVIQSVLRFALLCILESISYTRKDGQYLRWDYRSNRRQGAKPFDKGPIADFDSAITAKLTEILSDWRNEKEPSSLFPVANLHGGVLLYSGSCLEVMPELSAEQFDVVITSPPYCNRYDYTRTYALELAVLGIGEKELIGLRQQMLSCTVENRAKDLLAIDSNWQCAITAANEQELLQAILAYLEDQKAKGELNNQGIPRMIRGYFYEMACVIAECARVLKPGARLLMVNDNVRYAGASISVDLILSALAEKLGFEVENILVLPNGKGNSSQQMGEHGREALRKCVYVWRKA
- a CDS encoding type II restriction endonuclease: MAKRPPYCLHLTSAADLVTTYEAVRSGFVALALEKNRRATPFVAQARALNAVASRAKKPSELLKIEEIQMALLTAAGVSDKALKHLLPEDKVEAITGLIEKFLEPAGAAFVEELVYRFLLTRGDTLGGSMRNVGGVLAQRKLTRALLAVLTLEGLPCQWLHLTANSWAEVPPENADIELALRGLSWNKGRRQRTLVCNLTVPFLKNNVDLCLFNRAPTSLSASMYQEPNSYLALGELKGGIDPAGADEHWKTARTALARIRESFSGSNFFPHIFIIGAAIEKKMAAEIWSQLENGALENAANLTNERQLASIAQWLCSL
- a CDS encoding RidA family protein, which codes for MKEKQHYFSGTKWEPIVGYSRAIRVGNQVFITGTTATNEAGEIVGVGDAYAQTVQVIRNIEKALNALGAELKHVVRTRMFVTDIARWEEFGRAHGEFFRDIKPCATMVEVRRLIDDRMLIEIEADALVF
- a CDS encoding DUF3810 domain-containing protein, producing MKFFVPLKPNVIPKASATDDFDAEEGDSVEDVQARYIFWRALFWLIMAFAVQTVASLSPETVESLYSQNVYYYLVRWLSAANKFVPKPIGEILLVGIILWYIGFTLWYLGRAFRRETSLLDVLKVLVLQLAWLFTVAFAAFLLMWGLNYQRQPIEDRMNLDIRAPGRQELFDVGQRIVAGINRNFSTREAASATGSSMMTIGQPRLYQAIENSFQLEPSLGTASQGGFSDPKPLMFSSVANWLDIRAVYIPYTGEATYNDKLLDCDLPFAIAHSKAHQRGLAREDEANFIAFVICIKSNEPYVRYSGYLHALKVLDFLAKSDVQDTQAIKAQIAAGPAADVRARETFGTRMKSSTFAPIADSVINIYLRANRIRGGLKNFSEDTPLIVNYMLKNPDTVPIPQGASPTGSPAPTGSSAVPTGGTAAPRPTTFPTPYPPR